Below is a window of Hydrogenimonas sp. SS33 DNA.
AGCGGGGTGCCTTCCATCTTCATCCGTTTCGGGGGGTGCAACCTGCGATGCCCCGGGTTCGGGTCTTACGAGATCGCTGGAAAAACGGTGCGAGGGTGCGACACGATACGGGCGGTTGATAGCGGGCTTTTCAGGGAGCGGTGGCGGGAAATTGCGTCGACTGACATGTTGATAAAGATCGTCGAAGCGTACATGGAGTCCATCGACTATCGGCCGGATGTGGTCATTACCGGCGGGGAACCGATGATCTATGCGGAAAATCCGATCTTCTACGGCTTCATCCAACGGCTGGCGGCGGAAGGTTTCAGGGTGACGGTGGAGACCAACGCCACACTGGCGCCTCCTTTCGAAGCCTACCCCGTCTACCGGGAGGTGATTTTCGCCATGGCGGTGAAGCTCGCCAACAGCGGCGAGCCGGAGAGGAGGCGCATTGTCCCCGGTGTCATTCGAAGGCTGGCGAAAGAGGGAAAAGACTCCTTTTTCAAATTTACGGTGGACAAGAGGTCGGCTGACGAAGGGGCCGCGGAAGAGATCGCCGAAATCTGTGATGGATTCGACAACGAAATCTACTGTATGCCTTTGGGAGACCGGCTGGAGACGCTGCAACTGCATGCCCCGGCGGTGGCGGCGTTTTGCCTGAGAGAGGGGTACCGCTACAGCGACCGGCTCCATGTGCGCCTCTGGAACCGGGAGGAGAAACGGTGAAGAGGTTCGGGAAGCGGAAATCGGGAAACGGGAATGGAAAGAAATTGGGAATGAATGGGAGGGTGATGGATGATCATTCGGAAGCTCTTTAAATTCGAGAATGCCCATATCGTGCGCCAATGTACGTCGCGCCGGTGCAGCCGGAGCATCCACGGCCACAGTTACAAGGTGGAGCTTCTCTTTTCGGCTCCGTCGCTGGACCGGGGGCAGATGGTCTACGATTTTGGCCTGACCAAGGGGATGATCAAGGATTTCATCGACAGCTTCGACCATGCCATCACCCTCTGGAGTGGGGATGATCCGGCCTATATCGCCGATATGAAGCGGTGGAGCGAGCGGTGGGTGCAACTACCGGTCAACCCCTCGGCGGAGCAGTTCGCCCGAACCATTTTTCTGCTTGTGGATGCGTTGATGAAGCAAACCGACATGGTCAACGGGGAGTCGGAGGTAGCCCTGGAGGGGGTTGTCGTCCATGAAACCGACACGGGGTATGCCCATGCCTCGCGGGAAGACGCCTACAACTCCACGATGGGTCCAACGAAACTGGATACAATAACGTTCTCGAATCGTGTCCGTGAAGAGTGGCGCGATCCGGAGATGTTCGCCAAACTCTTGCGAGGCGAAAGATTCAAAAATCCCGATATTGTCTAAGGAGACCCTATGAAACAGTGGAAAATCGTCATGATCTCGGCTGCCGCGGCGGCGCTGATCTTGTCCGGATGCGGCAAAAAAGAGGAGTCCCAGACCCGGACGGCCGCCAAAACCGAAACACAGGCCCCTGCACCGGTCGCCAAGCCGGAGGTGAAACAGCTGGCTGAAACGGCGGCGGCCCAGAACGAACCCGCTCCGAAAGCCGAAGAGACCACCAAGCCCGCAGCGGCGGCACCCGCTCCTGCCAAAAAAGAGGTAGAAAAGGCAGCCAATGCGATCCAGGAGAGTGTGCAGAAGAGTGCCGAAGAGGCCAAAACCGATGCATCGCAGAAGGTGGAAGAGGCCAAAAAGAGTGTCAATGCCGCCACACTCTTTACCAAATGCGCCGGCTGCCACGGCATGAAGGGGGAGAAACACGCCCTCGGACAGAGCAACATCATCGCGGGCCAGAGCAAAGAGGATCTGGTGAAAAAGATTACCGGCTACCAGCAAGGCACCTACGGCGGTGCTATGAAGGGGTTGATGCAGGGCCAGGTCAAAGGGCTCACACCGGATGAAGTGGAGGCGCTGGCCGACTATATTTCAAAATTGTGAGCGCCTGACGGCGGGGGAACGGTGAACAGTAAACAGTGAACAGTAAACGGTGAATTGAGGAATAGACTTCGCTTTTGCGAAGCCTATTCTGCTTTTTCCGTGAAAAGGGAGGTCGGGGTTTCCGATCCTCTGTCGCAATCGAGGGGGAGCACTTTGACCTCCTGCCCCTCTTTCAATCCATCCACCTCTTTTTCGGTAACG
It encodes the following:
- a CDS encoding 7-carboxy-7-deazaguanine synthase QueE, with protein sequence MIYLVEHFFSIQGEGRYSGVPSIFIRFGGCNLRCPGFGSYEIAGKTVRGCDTIRAVDSGLFRERWREIASTDMLIKIVEAYMESIDYRPDVVITGGEPMIYAENPIFYGFIQRLAAEGFRVTVETNATLAPPFEAYPVYREVIFAMAVKLANSGEPERRRIVPGVIRRLAKEGKDSFFKFTVDKRSADEGAAEEIAEICDGFDNEIYCMPLGDRLETLQLHAPAVAAFCLREGYRYSDRLHVRLWNREEKR
- a CDS encoding 6-pyruvoyl tetrahydropterin synthase family protein yields the protein MIIRKLFKFENAHIVRQCTSRRCSRSIHGHSYKVELLFSAPSLDRGQMVYDFGLTKGMIKDFIDSFDHAITLWSGDDPAYIADMKRWSERWVQLPVNPSAEQFARTIFLLVDALMKQTDMVNGESEVALEGVVVHETDTGYAHASREDAYNSTMGPTKLDTITFSNRVREEWRDPEMFAKLLRGERFKNPDIV
- a CDS encoding c-type cytochrome produces the protein MKQWKIVMISAAAAALILSGCGKKEESQTRTAAKTETQAPAPVAKPEVKQLAETAAAQNEPAPKAEETTKPAAAAPAPAKKEVEKAANAIQESVQKSAEEAKTDASQKVEEAKKSVNAATLFTKCAGCHGMKGEKHALGQSNIIAGQSKEDLVKKITGYQQGTYGGAMKGLMQGQVKGLTPDEVEALADYISKL